In Flavobacterium sp. N1736, the following are encoded in one genomic region:
- a CDS encoding helix-turn-helix domain-containing protein, whose protein sequence is MVVKSEFEKLGLHTISVELGEVELQDSITENQKEILLENLQALGFDFIDDKKSKTIEKIKNLIVDLVHHKNSELKINLSDYLVENLNQDYSTLSNLFSEVENITIEKYYISQKIEKVKELLIYNELSLSEIADILNYSNVAHLSNQFKKITGFTPTYFKQLKDKKRIQIENL, encoded by the coding sequence ATGGTTGTGAAGTCTGAGTTTGAAAAACTTGGACTTCATACTATTTCTGTTGAATTAGGAGAAGTTGAACTGCAAGATTCAATTACCGAAAATCAAAAAGAAATTTTACTTGAAAACCTGCAAGCTTTAGGTTTCGACTTCATTGATGACAAAAAAAGTAAAACTATTGAGAAAATTAAAAATCTAATTGTTGACTTGGTTCATCATAAAAACAGCGAACTCAAAATCAACTTATCTGATTATTTAGTCGAAAACTTAAATCAGGATTATAGCACTTTGAGTAATCTATTTTCAGAAGTTGAAAACATCACAATCGAAAAATATTATATCAGTCAGAAAATAGAAAAGGTAAAAGAGTTATTAATTTACAACGAACTTTCATTAAGCGAAATTGCAGATATTTTGAACTATAGTAACGTAGCGCATTTAAGCAATCAGTTTAAAAAAATTACTGGTTTCACACCTACTTATTTCAAGCAATTGAAAGACAAAAAACGAATTCAAATAGAGAATTTGTAA
- a CDS encoding AraC family transcriptional regulator, translated as MPKLNQFETLVIDEFEDEKFHLPPHTHTYYEIIYIKKGSGIHRLNKNLLPYKTGDLFVISPEDEHYFDIKKSTRFFSIKFTDNYFNSKQNLTCDEFLIHTPESFMRDKTLKETVLKLDDPCKTILKNTIENIAAYNCKTDISNSPIVFYQILSIFGLIKETMRGLNLVVKGNSIDNEQITSYIHQNIYNPKLVQIKVIANHFNIAETYFSAYFKRTFAISYRDYIHNLRTTLIEKRIHNNQLPIKQIAYEFGFTDESHLSNYFKKRKNMKPTDFKKT; from the coding sequence ATGCCAAAGTTAAATCAATTTGAAACGCTTGTTATAGATGAGTTTGAAGATGAGAAATTTCACCTTCCGCCGCATACTCATACTTATTATGAAATCATTTACATTAAAAAAGGAAGCGGAATTCATCGTTTGAATAAAAATCTTCTTCCGTATAAGACAGGTGATTTGTTTGTGATTTCGCCGGAAGATGAACATTATTTTGACATCAAAAAAAGTACTCGTTTCTTTTCTATTAAGTTTACCGACAATTATTTTAATTCAAAACAAAATCTTACCTGCGACGAATTTTTAATTCATACGCCGGAAAGTTTCATGCGTGATAAAACACTAAAAGAAACTGTTCTAAAATTAGACGATCCCTGCAAAACAATATTAAAAAACACGATTGAAAACATTGCGGCTTATAATTGCAAAACCGACATTTCAAATTCGCCAATTGTATTTTATCAGATTCTTTCGATTTTTGGATTAATCAAAGAAACAATGCGCGGTTTGAATCTTGTTGTTAAAGGAAATTCTATTGATAACGAGCAAATCACATCTTATATTCATCAGAATATTTACAATCCGAAATTGGTTCAGATTAAAGTAATTGCCAATCATTTTAATATTGCAGAAACTTATTTCAGTGCTTATTTTAAAAGAACTTTTGCGATTAGTTATCGCGATTACATTCATAATTTAAGAACAACTTTGATCGAAAAACGAATTCACAACAATCAATTACCCATTAAACAAATTGCGTACGAGTTTGGTTTTACAGATGAAAGCCATCTTTCAAATTATTTTAAAAAGAGAAAAAATATGAAACCAACTGATTTTAAAAAAACATGA
- a CDS encoding DUF5123 domain-containing protein, whose amino-acid sequence MSLVLTAAFSGCESYNDGVVETLNVSREFSPIGVKATIRNQTTVELDWTLKQDEVADHFVVEFSADDPNFTTIYKTLNVTQEQLPIQVALEGETVYSIRVKAVGTTGLADSSWSVVTATTLSEQIFFPVLETDVEGASATLRWPANSNVTQITAAPGNITHTITPAEKLAGVATVTGLTGDTFYTATLLNGTKTRGTATFTTGVDVSTGTVVNPTDNLNTIITQAAPNAKLYLMPGNYNAYIGDIVLTKPVTIRGVKRYDMPLVNVTFTAAAGASAVSLIDLDLNGTGITNSALLTITGASSIYNDILISGCKVHDYARALVSANASATKVKSFVVDNSIVRNVNTNAGADFIDFRNTYVADIILKNSTFDNCSTARDFVRADAVAPAAGFSGTGLITNVLIDKCTLYKVSSTAAPKRILYVRFNDNTSIVRNTLIAETTAIYTNQAATKAPTFTKTYYYNAASFMDATIALNKIDATGITANPQFTNAAAGDFTIGNQTLKDNAIGDPRWIK is encoded by the coding sequence ATGTCATTAGTACTGACAGCCGCATTTTCGGGTTGTGAAAGTTATAATGATGGAGTGGTAGAAACTCTTAATGTAAGCAGAGAATTTTCTCCTATTGGAGTAAAAGCAACAATCAGAAATCAAACAACTGTCGAACTTGACTGGACGCTGAAACAAGACGAAGTTGCAGATCATTTTGTTGTAGAATTTAGTGCAGATGATCCCAATTTTACAACAATTTACAAAACATTAAATGTAACACAAGAGCAATTGCCTATACAAGTTGCATTAGAAGGAGAAACCGTATATTCAATCAGAGTAAAAGCAGTTGGCACAACCGGATTAGCAGATTCTAGCTGGTCTGTTGTTACAGCAACAACTTTATCAGAGCAAATTTTCTTCCCGGTTCTGGAAACTGATGTTGAAGGAGCATCTGCAACATTAAGATGGCCGGCTAATAGTAATGTAACACAAATTACTGCTGCTCCGGGAAATATTACACACACAATAACTCCCGCAGAAAAACTTGCCGGAGTTGCTACTGTAACAGGACTTACAGGTGATACATTCTACACCGCTACATTGCTAAACGGAACTAAAACAAGAGGTACCGCAACATTTACAACCGGTGTTGATGTGTCAACAGGAACTGTAGTTAATCCGACAGATAATTTAAATACCATCATAACACAAGCAGCGCCAAATGCAAAACTTTATCTAATGCCTGGAAACTATAACGCTTATATTGGCGATATAGTACTAACTAAACCGGTTACCATCAGAGGAGTTAAAAGATATGACATGCCATTAGTAAATGTAACGTTTACTGCTGCTGCCGGAGCTTCTGCAGTAAGTTTGATCGATTTGGATTTAAATGGTACAGGAATAACCAATTCTGCACTTCTTACCATTACCGGAGCTTCAAGTATATACAATGATATTTTAATAAGCGGTTGTAAAGTTCATGATTACGCACGTGCATTGGTTTCTGCAAATGCAAGTGCGACAAAAGTAAAATCTTTTGTTGTAGACAATAGTATTGTTAGAAATGTAAATACAAATGCAGGTGCCGATTTTATTGATTTCAGAAATACATATGTTGCTGACATTATTCTTAAAAACAGCACATTTGATAACTGTTCAACTGCCCGTGATTTTGTTAGAGCCGATGCCGTTGCGCCAGCTGCAGGTTTCTCAGGTACAGGTTTAATAACCAATGTATTAATTGACAAATGTACCTTATACAAAGTATCTAGTACAGCAGCACCAAAAAGAATATTATACGTTCGTTTTAATGATAATACGTCAATAGTAAGAAATACGTTGATTGCAGAAACTACTGCAATTTATACCAATCAGGCTGCTACAAAAGCGCCAACATTTACTAAAACGTATTATTACAACGCAGCAAGTTTTATGGATGCAACGATTGCCTTAAATAAAATTGATGCTACAGGAATTACCGCTAATCCGCAGTTTACAAACGCTGCAGCAGGTGATTTCACCATTGGTAACCAAACTTTAAAAGACAACGCAATTGGAGATCCACGTTGGATAAAATAA
- a CDS encoding SusC/RagA family TonB-linked outer membrane protein has protein sequence MNFKDLFNKRTKCCFAFVFLLCLFTSNQISAQNVSLEGTIKDASGMGLPGVNILEKGTKNAASSDFDGRYKIKLSNPKAVLSFSFIGFKTKEVAVDGKTKLDVSMAEDSNNLNEVVVIGYGTSKKSDLTGAVATFSGNEMRKIPVPNVAEALTGRIAGVQVTSSEGSPDSNVQIRIRGNGSLTQDASPLYIVDGFPVNNINDISSSDIDTMTILKDASSTAIYGSRGAYGVVIVTTKKGKDGKISVNYNMFYGMKKIAKTIGVTSPEDYVKWQYEYASLKDNTDLSSYEKYFGGWNDYDMYKGQKGTDWQKQVFGRTGEVQSRDLSIRGGSDKMNFNFNYAHYDEKAIMLGSDFSRNNLSLAMNSKASDKVDLSFTVRYSDTEINGGGMNEQNEVSSADSRLKNVVGYAPIPVPGLTTDDTDEAVSENLTHPFVAIYDTDRQQFRKNFNMLGSFAWKLTSDLVFKTELGLDNYNYLDYRYYGRSTYYVKNNPAAERQGMPAMILGDRKDVRFRNANTLNYDLKRLVGENHGLKFLLGEESIDFQRNDVNTAIHGYPLSFGIDQAKKLTTQGTPVSVDNFYFPDDKLLSFFGRVNYDYKDRYLFTATYRADGSSKFLGDNKWGFFPAAAAAWKISGEEFMKNASWVNLLKLRVSYGEAGNNNIPTGQMVQSFISSTSTWINGVDNFWAASKTMANPDLKWETTVTQNIGLDFDLFKNRVTGSVEVYKNVTKDLLINFPISGGGYDFQYRNMGEVQNSGVEATLNLNLIERPKYGVSVSFNAGFNTNKINSLGIMNNFGQGSGWASTAIGNDYLVNVGQPIGIMYGYKSDGRYEVSDFDYNAGTYTLKTGVPDGTTIVGPMKPGAMKLKDITGDNKVDANDLTVIGNANPKATGGFVLNANAYGFDLSAAFNYSIGNDVYNANKIEFSTSIPNGQYRNLNSEMADGQRWTNLDPASGQLVTDPAALTALNANTTMWSPYMPRYVFSDWAVEDGSFLRLNTLSLGYTTPNDLTSALGVSKLRFYLTASNVFVWTKYSGPDPESSTRRNTPLTPGVDYSAYPRSRQLIFGLNLNF, from the coding sequence ATGAATTTTAAAGATTTATTTAATAAAAGAACAAAATGCTGTTTCGCATTTGTTTTCTTATTATGCTTATTTACGAGCAATCAAATAAGTGCGCAAAATGTTTCACTTGAAGGTACTATTAAAGATGCTTCAGGTATGGGACTTCCCGGTGTTAATATATTAGAAAAAGGCACGAAAAATGCTGCTTCATCTGATTTTGACGGGCGTTATAAAATCAAACTAAGCAATCCTAAAGCAGTATTAAGTTTTTCTTTTATAGGTTTTAAAACCAAAGAAGTAGCTGTTGATGGAAAAACGAAGCTTGATGTTTCAATGGCTGAAGATTCAAACAACTTAAATGAAGTTGTAGTAATTGGATACGGAACATCAAAGAAATCTGATTTGACTGGTGCGGTAGCTACGTTTTCTGGAAATGAAATGCGTAAAATTCCGGTGCCTAACGTTGCAGAAGCTTTAACAGGGCGTATAGCAGGGGTTCAGGTAACTTCTTCTGAAGGTTCACCAGATTCAAATGTTCAGATTAGAATTCGTGGAAACGGATCTTTAACACAAGATGCTTCCCCATTATATATTGTAGACGGATTTCCGGTAAACAATATTAATGATATTTCTTCTTCGGATATTGATACGATGACCATCTTAAAAGATGCTTCATCTACAGCAATCTACGGTTCAAGAGGTGCTTATGGAGTTGTTATTGTGACTACTAAAAAAGGGAAAGACGGTAAAATCTCTGTAAACTATAATATGTTTTACGGAATGAAAAAAATAGCAAAAACTATTGGTGTTACATCTCCTGAAGATTATGTTAAATGGCAATATGAGTATGCTTCACTTAAAGATAATACTGATTTAAGCTCTTATGAAAAATACTTTGGAGGATGGAATGATTATGATATGTACAAAGGGCAAAAAGGAACTGATTGGCAAAAACAAGTTTTTGGACGCACAGGTGAAGTTCAGAGCCGTGATTTATCTATTCGCGGTGGATCGGATAAAATGAACTTCAATTTTAATTATGCTCATTATGATGAAAAAGCGATAATGCTGGGATCAGATTTTAGCAGAAATAACTTGTCGCTTGCTATGAATAGTAAAGCTTCTGATAAAGTTGATCTTTCATTTACAGTACGTTATTCAGATACTGAGATTAATGGTGGAGGTATGAATGAACAAAATGAGGTTTCATCTGCAGACTCTCGTTTAAAAAATGTTGTAGGATATGCTCCAATTCCGGTTCCGGGATTAACAACAGACGATACAGATGAAGCAGTTTCTGAAAATCTGACACATCCTTTCGTAGCTATTTATGATACAGATCGTCAGCAATTCAGAAAAAACTTTAATATGTTGGGCAGTTTTGCATGGAAACTTACTTCAGATTTAGTGTTTAAAACTGAATTAGGTTTGGATAACTATAATTATTTAGATTATCGTTATTATGGACGTTCTACTTATTATGTAAAAAATAATCCTGCAGCAGAAAGACAAGGTATGCCTGCAATGATTTTAGGAGACAGAAAAGATGTTCGTTTTAGAAATGCAAATACACTTAACTATGATTTGAAAAGATTAGTTGGAGAAAATCATGGTTTAAAATTCCTTTTAGGTGAGGAATCTATAGACTTTCAAAGAAACGATGTAAACACTGCAATTCACGGTTATCCATTATCTTTTGGTATAGATCAGGCAAAAAAACTGACGACTCAGGGAACGCCGGTTTCAGTTGATAATTTCTATTTTCCGGATGATAAATTACTTTCTTTCTTTGGTCGTGTTAATTATGATTATAAAGATCGTTACCTTTTTACAGCAACATATCGTGCCGATGGTTCAAGTAAATTTTTAGGAGATAATAAATGGGGATTTTTCCCGGCAGCTGCAGCAGCATGGAAAATTTCAGGAGAGGAATTTATGAAAAATGCTTCGTGGGTTAATTTGCTTAAACTGAGAGTAAGTTATGGTGAAGCCGGTAATAATAATATTCCGACAGGACAAATGGTTCAAAGTTTCATATCATCTACTTCTACATGGATTAACGGTGTAGATAATTTTTGGGCAGCTTCTAAAACAATGGCTAATCCGGATTTAAAATGGGAAACTACAGTAACACAAAACATTGGTTTAGATTTTGACTTATTCAAAAATCGTGTTACAGGATCTGTTGAGGTGTATAAAAATGTCACAAAAGATCTATTAATAAACTTCCCAATTTCTGGAGGAGGATATGATTTTCAATACAGAAATATGGGTGAGGTACAAAACAGCGGGGTTGAGGCAACTTTAAATCTTAACCTTATTGAAAGACCTAAATATGGAGTAAGCGTATCTTTTAATGCCGGATTTAATACAAATAAAATTAATTCGCTTGGTATAATGAATAATTTCGGACAAGGTTCCGGATGGGCTTCTACAGCTATTGGAAATGATTATTTAGTAAACGTAGGTCAGCCAATAGGTATCATGTATGGATACAAAAGCGACGGACGTTATGAAGTATCTGATTTCGACTATAATGCAGGAACATATACTTTAAAAACCGGAGTGCCGGATGGTACTACTATTGTTGGGCCTATGAAACCGGGTGCAATGAAATTAAAAGATATTACTGGTGATAATAAAGTAGATGCAAACGATTTAACTGTTATCGGAAATGCGAACCCAAAAGCTACAGGAGGTTTTGTATTAAATGCGAATGCGTATGGATTTGATCTTTCTGCAGCATTCAATTATAGCATAGGAAATGATGTTTACAACGCAAACAAAATCGAATTTTCTACATCAATTCCAAACGGACAATATAGAAATTTAAATTCTGAAATGGCAGATGGACAAAGATGGACAAATCTTGATCCTGCTTCGGGACAATTAGTAACAGATCCTGCTGCGTTGACAGCTTTAAATGCAAATACAACAATGTGGTCTCCTTATATGCCTCGTTATGTTTTTAGCGACTGGGCTGTTGAAGACGGATCTTTCTTGAGACTTAATACGTTAAGTTTAGGGTATACTACTCCAAATGATTTAACTTCTGCATTAGGGGTTTCTAAGTTGAGATTTTATCTTACGGCGAGTAACGTTTTTGTCTGGACAAAATATTCCGGACCAGATCCTGAATCTTCAACAAGAAGAAATACGCCGCTTACTCCGGGAGTTGATTATTCAGCTTACCCAAGAAGCAGACAGTTGATATTTGGTTTAAACCTTAATTTTTAA
- a CDS encoding RagB/SusD family nutrient uptake outer membrane protein translates to MKHKILIAGIILASIFTSCSDNYLDAPAESTLDESVIFSSPGLAEGAIDGIKIPFAETNSYRGRFLPFYGLNTDVEWYNSSQTVSDASDLCTYDAKANNSQMNTTNNAWAMMYSGIERANICIRGLRAYGNPTAGSELGYLLGEALTLRAIYYADLIKAWGDVPARFEPVNNATLYVGKTSRDVIYKQLIADLAEASTLVPWPGETAATSKVERINKAFVKGFRARLAMVASGYQQYPDGVRRSTDPELSVPVMYALALKESRDVIQSGSAHLEPSFETFWRKYNQEYLVAGGESLWELPFSEGRGRMLFTFAVRHTTNDQFHANGPNRGGTAGPLPFVFYDYDPTDTRRDVTCVPYKYGTAVNNVAKQELGALNTWYFGKYRYEWMTRFVTSTNDDGVNKIYMRYAEVLLIAAEAANEIEGPSAAAPYLKEIRRRAFPAAVQADKVDNYVNALTGKDAMFNALVEENKYEFTGEMERKQNLIRWNLLKTKLDEAKAKMTNLSQHIGEYATVPSTLYYKYKADNVSLDIYGLNKGETTNPGAAYTAFAWTWTGTATDTKINTLYKAGVNPDNRQFWPIWQVFIDGSNGKLVNDYNY, encoded by the coding sequence ATGAAACATAAAATATTAATAGCAGGAATTATTCTAGCAAGTATTTTTACTTCCTGCTCCGATAATTATTTAGATGCTCCGGCAGAATCAACATTAGATGAATCAGTTATTTTTTCTAGTCCGGGATTAGCTGAAGGCGCAATTGACGGAATTAAAATTCCGTTTGCAGAAACTAACTCGTACAGAGGTCGTTTCCTTCCTTTTTACGGTTTAAATACTGATGTGGAGTGGTATAACTCTTCTCAAACAGTAAGTGACGCATCAGATTTATGTACGTATGATGCAAAAGCGAATAATTCTCAAATGAATACCACTAATAATGCATGGGCAATGATGTATTCAGGAATTGAGCGTGCTAATATTTGTATTCGCGGTTTACGTGCTTACGGTAACCCAACAGCAGGATCAGAATTAGGATATTTATTAGGAGAAGCTTTGACATTAAGAGCGATTTATTATGCGGATTTAATTAAAGCGTGGGGAGATGTACCTGCTCGTTTTGAGCCGGTTAACAATGCAACTCTTTATGTTGGAAAAACAAGCAGAGACGTTATCTACAAACAGCTTATTGCAGATTTAGCCGAAGCATCAACACTGGTTCCATGGCCGGGTGAAACTGCTGCAACAAGCAAAGTAGAAAGAATTAATAAAGCTTTTGTAAAAGGTTTCCGTGCACGTTTAGCAATGGTTGCAAGCGGTTATCAGCAATATCCTGACGGAGTAAGAAGAAGTACAGATCCTGAACTTTCTGTTCCTGTTATGTATGCATTGGCATTAAAAGAATCTCGTGATGTGATTCAAAGCGGATCCGCACATTTAGAGCCATCTTTTGAAACATTTTGGAGAAAATACAATCAGGAATATTTAGTTGCCGGTGGAGAATCGCTGTGGGAACTTCCGTTTTCAGAAGGTAGAGGCCGTATGTTATTTACATTTGCAGTTCGACATACTACAAATGATCAATTTCATGCAAACGGACCAAATCGTGGTGGAACTGCAGGACCGCTTCCTTTCGTTTTTTACGATTATGATCCAACAGATACCCGTAGAGATGTTACTTGTGTGCCTTATAAGTATGGTACAGCTGTAAATAATGTTGCCAAACAAGAACTTGGAGCTTTAAATACCTGGTATTTCGGAAAATACCGTTACGAATGGATGACACGTTTTGTTACCTCAACAAACGATGATGGAGTAAATAAAATTTATATGCGTTATGCCGAAGTACTTTTAATTGCAGCAGAAGCCGCCAATGAAATTGAAGGTCCGTCAGCAGCAGCGCCATACTTAAAAGAAATACGCAGAAGAGCGTTTCCTGCAGCTGTTCAGGCTGACAAAGTGGATAATTATGTAAATGCTTTGACTGGAAAAGACGCCATGTTTAATGCTCTTGTTGAAGAAAATAAATATGAATTTACAGGAGAAATGGAGCGTAAGCAAAACCTTATTCGTTGGAATTTACTGAAAACAAAATTAGATGAAGCTAAAGCAAAAATGACAAATCTGTCGCAACATATTGGTGAATATGCAACTGTACCTTCAACTTTGTATTATAAATATAAAGCAGACAATGTAAGTCTTGATATTTATGGTTTGAATAAAGGAGAAACTACAAATCCGGGAGCTGCTTATACTGCATTTGCATGGACATGGACAGGTACTGCTACAGATACAAAGATAAATACGCTTTATAAAGCTGGTGTTAATCCTGATAATAGACAATTCTGGCCAATATGGCAAGTGTTTATTGACGGAAGTAATGGTAAATTGGTTAATGATTACAATTATTAA
- a CDS encoding DUF3347 domain-containing protein → MKNTIATIAAVITVLFSANTIQANSVKTDTTTIEDVNSSQLQVVYDAYFTVKDALIKSDAKLTSAKAKDLLTAITAVKMDKLKSDEHTIWMKVVKKLTADAKSISATADLKKQRETFKSLSKNTYDLIKVSKSGEVVYKQYCPMADADWLSKEKAVKNPYYGSSMLTCGNVVETIK, encoded by the coding sequence ATGAAAAATACAATAGCAACTATAGCAGCAGTAATTACAGTACTATTCTCTGCAAATACCATTCAGGCAAATTCAGTAAAAACAGATACAACAACAATTGAAGATGTAAATTCAAGTCAGTTACAAGTTGTTTATGATGCTTATTTTACTGTAAAAGATGCTTTAATTAAAAGTGATGCTAAATTAACTTCGGCAAAAGCCAAAGATTTATTGACCGCAATTACAGCGGTAAAAATGGATAAATTAAAAAGTGACGAACATACCATTTGGATGAAAGTCGTTAAAAAACTAACTGCAGATGCAAAAAGTATTTCAGCAACTGCAGATCTTAAAAAACAACGTGAAACTTTTAAATCACTTTCAAAAAACACCTACGATTTAATCAAAGTTTCTAAATCTGGCGAAGTTGTCTACAAACAATATTGCCCAATGGCAGATGCAGATTGGTTAAGCAAAGAAAAAGCAGTTAAAAATCCATATTACGGTTCTTCGATGTTAACTTGCGGAAACGTGGTAGAAACTATCAAGTAA
- a CDS encoding MFS transporter, which translates to MKKSLIALSLGGLTIGITEFAMMGLLPDIASDMKVSIPVAGYLISSYALGVVIGAPLLVILGRNFAPKKMLLILALMLTVFNALSIIAPTYNFLFASRFLSGLPHGAFFGVGAVVASRLADKGKEAQAIAIMFSGLTLANLIGVPIGTYIGHHFIWRYTFILIAIVGLLTFLFIYLWMPNLEKNNSVNMKTQLKFFKQIDAWLIIGITAIGFGGLFAWISYIAPLMINVSRFSAEDVSYILILAGFGMVVGNFAGGKLADRFSPAPTTLALLFVMAIDLMLVYFFSFNQYASLFLTFLTGAISFSVIAPIQMLMIRTAKDAEMIASASLQGSFNIGNALGAFLGGLPLTAGYSYASPNLIGVIMSVIGMVITVVLIQRRKTSVQLQSV; encoded by the coding sequence ATGAAAAAAAGTCTTATTGCTCTCTCATTAGGAGGCTTAACTATCGGAATAACTGAATTTGCAATGATGGGTTTATTGCCTGATATTGCCTCAGATATGAAAGTTTCGATTCCAGTTGCAGGATATTTAATTTCGTCTTACGCTTTAGGTGTTGTTATTGGCGCACCATTATTGGTAATTCTTGGACGAAATTTTGCTCCAAAAAAAATGCTTTTAATTTTAGCTTTGATGCTTACGGTTTTTAACGCCCTTTCGATCATTGCGCCTACTTATAATTTTTTATTCGCCTCGAGATTTTTATCCGGATTACCGCACGGTGCCTTTTTTGGAGTGGGAGCGGTAGTGGCAAGCCGTTTGGCAGATAAAGGTAAAGAAGCGCAGGCGATTGCCATTATGTTTTCGGGCTTAACGCTGGCAAATCTTATTGGTGTGCCAATTGGTACTTATATAGGTCATCACTTTATTTGGCGTTATACCTTTATATTAATTGCAATTGTAGGTTTGCTTACGTTTTTGTTTATTTATTTATGGATGCCAAATCTGGAAAAAAATAATAGTGTAAACATGAAAACGCAATTGAAGTTTTTTAAGCAAATCGATGCGTGGCTTATTATTGGAATCACAGCCATTGGTTTCGGAGGATTATTTGCGTGGATTAGTTACATCGCGCCATTAATGATAAATGTTTCTAGATTTTCGGCAGAAGATGTTTCGTATATCTTGATTTTGGCTGGTTTTGGAATGGTGGTTGGAAATTTTGCCGGCGGTAAACTGGCTGATCGATTTTCTCCGGCTCCAACAACATTAGCATTATTGTTTGTCATGGCGATCGATTTAATGCTGGTTTACTTTTTCTCTTTCAATCAATACGCTTCTTTATTTCTTACGTTTTTAACGGGAGCTATTTCATTCTCGGTTATTGCACCAATTCAAATGTTGATGATCAGAACGGCGAAAGATGCAGAAATGATTGCTTCGGCATCACTTCAGGGAAGTTTTAATATCGGAAATGCCTTGGGTGCTTTTCTTGGCGGATTACCTCTTACGGCAGGATATAGTTATGCTTCTCCAAATCTTATTGGTGTAATCATGTCAGTTATAGGTATGGTTATTACTGTTGTGTTAATACAACGACGAAAAACTTCGGTACAGCTGCAAAGCGTTTAA